The stretch of DNA CGTCGTGCTTACCGACGGAAAGGCAGGCACGGTCGAGAACGTTTGGCTGGATGAATTGCACGGGCTTCGGATTTCCATCGAAGGTCATGAGGGAAGATGGCCGGTCTCAACGATCAAGCTTGCGGAGTCCTAGACCTCGCGTCAGCTGGGCTGCCCAGATCGAGCGCTCCTTTCAAAGCATTCCAATCAAAATGAAAAGCCCGACCTCGGTCAGGAAAGTGACGCTCATGATCGCGACCGTAAGGAACACGTCGCTCGCCGAGAGAGGGTTCATGAATGCCTCGCATCTTGCGAAGCCCCGGGAGTAAATCATTCAGGCTAGAAAATGTTTCGGTTCCAAACGCAGATGGCGCGAGATGCGAGCGGCGCCGGCATCCGAGGCGGCCTAAGGCGAAGTCCGTTCTGGGTCAAAAGCGTCGGTTCTGGATGTCTGCAAATAGGTCCGCTTTGCCTCCGAAAACCGACGTTACCCTAGCTTTCTCCGACCTCCGTCAGCGCTGCGCGAACCTCGCGGTCAATCTCCGCAAGGTCGTGCGCCGTCGGATGCGGCAGCCGTACCGCGACCCGCGCGGGCGGCCGCCCATGCGTTTTACGCGAGGGCCCCGCCCATTCCCGTGCGGCCGTTAAACGCATCAGCGGCCAAATGGCGAGTTTCAGCGCGTTCCAAAAGAAAAGCCCGACCCCAGAGATGGGGTCGGGCTGAAAGATCAGGCGACGAGACGCAGTTCGGTTTCGGCGGGCTTGCCGATGATGCGCCGCAACTCGGCTGCGATGCCGTCGAGCACCGCGCGCTTCTCCTTCATCCGCTTCAGTAGTTGCCCCATGATTTGGTGGCACAGTTCTAGATGAATTGCGAACCATCGACCTCGATCATCCTGATACGCAAAAGGCCATCGAGGAGATCAAAGTCATCTTTAGATCCACGGGGCGGCCGACCGGTTGATGGCGAAGGAAGTATCGATGCTGAGGGAGATCAGGCACTCGTTTCGCGTTTGACGGCCACTCTCGCGCGATAGCATCTGTCAACACTGAGGCGGTGCTGCCTATCGCCACCACCACGCGCGGGGCGGCTTTGGCCTTGACGCGACCGATGTTCGAGATCAGCCGGTAACCGGACGTTTAGCGGAGATGACAAAATCGACGCGAATGACCCGAAGGCGACATCGCCGTCCGCAAATCGGTCCGTCAGCGTCGAGAGAGGCCGACGGTGCCCTTGAGGCGTTCGGCGAAGTGTGTCACCGTATGAGGAGGCCAAAGAGGACCGGGACCGCGCCATATTATCGACTTTCGCTGAATGCGGAAGGAGGAGGTGCCAATGGCCACGCAGGATTCGCCCAACCTTTACGAGCGGCTCGGCGGTGTCTACAGCATCGCGACCGTCGTGGACGACCTCATCGACCGCGTGATGACCGATCCGCGGCTCAATGCCAATCCCTTGGTCGACGACGCGCACCACAAGGTACCGCCGGCAGGCTTCAAATACCTGGTTACCGAGATGCTGTGCTGGGCCGCCGGAGGTCCGCAGAACTACACCGGCAAGGACATGGAGAGCTCCCACCGCGACCTGCGTATCACGCCGGGCGAGTGGGACGCGTTCATGGACGACGTGGCGCAGACGCTTGACAAGTTCGCAGTCCCGGCGGCCGAGCGGGCAGAGGTCGTGGCCATCGTCGAGAGCACCCGGCGCTCGATCGTCGCCGCCTAATAAGAGGCGGCTCGCCGGGCGTCATGCGAGGATAGACATGGAACAGATCGGCACCGTCGAGACTATCTGTCGCTACCCGTCAAGAGCATGGCGGGCGAGGACGTGGCGCAGGCCTTCGTCGGCTTTGTTGGGCTGATGGGCGACCGCGCTTTTGCTTTCGTCCGCACGCCGGGGCCGAAGGGCTTCCCCTGGCACACTGGGCGCGAGCAGGAGGATCTGGTCCTGTTCCGCCCGCATTTCCGTGAGGCCGAAGCCGCGACCTTGCCCCTGGATATCGAGAAAACCTTCAAGATGGCGCCCGGCGTCAATCCGATATTTCCCGCCGAGGACGCCTTCGAGATCGACGTCGCGACGCCGGATGGCCGGACCCTGCCGCTGCGCTCGGCCGAGCTCAAGGCTGTGATCGAGCGGCGCGCGGGGTATGCCGTGACGCTCCGGTTCAGCGAGCGCAGCCTCTACGACTGCCGGCCGGTCTCGTTGTTCGGCAACGCCACGGCCAGAGGGCTCGAGGACGAACTCGCCATGCCGATCGACCGTCGCCGTTTCCGGGCCAACCTTTATGCCAACTGGGCGGAGGACAGGCCGTACCGGGAGGACGAACTGGTCGGGCGGACGCTGCAGATCGGGGAGCGGCTGCGCCTCGCCGTCCTCGAGCGTGACCCGCGCTGCAAGATGATCACGATCGACCCTGAGACCGGCCAGACGGAGCCGCGCGTCCTGCTCCACGTGGCAAAGGCGCATGACGGAATGGCTGGGGTCTATGCCGCTGTGCTTGTCGAAGGCGTGGTCGGCCAGGGCGATCCGATCCATTTGATTTAGTGGTTTGAGCCCAGGCCGAGCCGGCGGAGAAAGGCCATAGTCGCCGGCACACGGGCTGACATCGTCTAAAGGTACCGCCGAGCGCGCTTTGCGTTCGGTTGTGGCACGTTTGAGACATCCCGAGCGGCTGCGAATTTGTCCGCTTGTCGGAGTAGACCGGACGTCACTGGCCCATCCACAGAACGACGTGAATGACCCACATAAGACTCAGGGCAGCCTGTGTGCTCAATGGCAACCCATCGGCGGTCTACATTGCGCGCGGATGGCGCCTCGTCGAGCACGCCATCCGCACCAGCAATTGGTCTCTTAGGAAGAAACGAGCCTTAAGCCTTCAGGTCCGTGATCCGCATGATTGCGACCACGTTCCCATCGTTGTACGCCTGCTCCTTCGTGTCCTTGTTGCAGGTCCAGACAAAATTTTTCTTGGCCGTAAAGGTCTTTCCCTCCTGCTCGATCCGCATCTCCCCTTCAGTGATATGGCAGACCATGGCATTCTCCATTGGGGGACCCATCGTCTTCGATCCTGGTTGCATAATGAGATCGCGCATCGAGACGGTCTTAAAACCGGGGATGATGGATGGTGTCTCGCCATCATAAGCACGCACCACGACACCTGGCCACGGCGTCGCATCCTTGTAGCCCGTGGTTTGAGCAGCGGCGGGCTTCATCATCGCCGCCGAAGCCGCTGCCAACCCGATTCCCAATGCTGACCTTCGATCGATCTTGTTCATTGCTTTTCTCCAGAGGTTACGAGCCGCCGCAGAAGCGGCGCGCGCATTTCGTGGAATGTGAATGGTGGTGCGAAACCGGAAAAAGGGTCGGTTCTTAAGAGAGCGCGCCTGCCGATGGCACCAGTGCTGCTTGTCCGCCCCGAACGATGATTTCGGCACGTCCCGCTTCAAGGGCAATTACATTCTGCGCGACTTAACGCGCCTGAGAAACAGGTGGTTCCGCCCGGAGATCCGATTGCCATCCCGTGACTGCGGCTCCGAGGAATGTCGGGAGTTGTGCAGGTTTGAGACATGCCGACTGGCAACTAGAACGTCCGGTGATAGAGGAATAGCGGAAGTGACTGGGCCGCGTTCAAAATGGCGCTCATGACCCCTATCGGACATTCGGCGTGACGCTCTCGTGCATCCACAGTCCGCGCCTGGGGGAGACTACGTGAACAAGCGGTCGGTCGCTTTATCGAGCCGCTTGTCCGAACCGCTCGCGTCATTTAGATGACCAATCAACTCTCTGGACAGCCGGTAGATGTTGATCCCTTTGAGGTCATACAGCTTCGTACCACTACGGTCGAAAATTTCTCGACCCACTATAACGCCGACGTGAATACCCTTGCTGTTTGAAATTATTGCCTTTCACAAGAGCCTCCTTGCTTCAGGTCGAGCCGTGCGAATCGCTGCGCTCTTTCGCCGTTGTGTCAGAGCCGCCTATGGGGCGGCTTCGGTCACCGCCGCGCGGCCTCTGCCGAGCACAAGGCTGGCATGGCTCATTGAGCTGGCTTCGTTGAGCCCACGCCGGGGGTCAGCAATCGTCACCCAGTTGTTGCCGCAAGCGGAACACCGCCATTCGTTGACAACCCCCGTGGGCAAATAGGTTGAACTGACCGGGGCAGTGACAAGTTGTCCGCAGCTGCAGGTATGGTCCCTCGTGATGGAGAGCGGCGCGGCTCGCTGACCATTCTAGAAGCCCAGCGGCGCTCGAACCTCCGCTGAAAATGCAATGGATAAATGATCGAACTCATGGGCTCCCTCCTGTTGGGCGGCGGGAGCACGGTACGGTCTCTCAGTCACTGAAACCTTTTCACGATCAGTGATACTAGTAAGATAGGGCTTGAGCCACCCTATGGCTAGTCCGAAGCTCTTAGAAACTTTCGCGTCCGTTGTGGGAAACGATGTAATGAACCGCGTCAAGCGGATCTGCCAGCGGGCGTTCGTTTGCGTGCTGCCGAGCACATAGGACGGTCGCTAACCCCGACAGCAGCACTTCCCGTGTGGCGCGGCGAGCCGCGCGCGGTCTTATCGCAGCTTTCGGAAATCGATGCTGCGCAGGACAATTCCGGGCGGCGTGCCCTCGAACTCGGTCGCCTGATATTTGCCGGCGGCGCACGCCTCGATGCGCTCGCGCAACCGCATGAATTGCTCCTCACGCTGGCCCGCTCTCGCGCGCACCACACCATCCAGCTCATCCATGGCGGAGGTGGAGACCGCGCAAGGGATCTCCTTGTTGCCGTCGAGCATCGAGAACAGGACCACCATCCTGTCGTACTCGTAACTGATGAAGCGTCCGTGCGTGAGCGTCATGTGACTCCTTAGACGCGGCGCCGCGATCGCAGCCCTCGTTTGCCTCAGCCCTGCTCAGTGAGCCGGGCAAAGTCATCGAGGATGAGGAAGAACTCGAGCTGCTAGGACGGTGCTGGGATCGCGCGCGGACGGGCACCGGCCAGGTAGTGCTGCTTGCCGGCGAAGCGGGGATCGGTAAGTCACGCCTTGTCGCGGCTCTCCAGGAGCATATCGAGGGCGAACCGCACACTCGCTTGCGCTATTTCTGCTCGCCACGTCATCAGGACAGCGCGCTCTATCCCTTCATTGCGCAGCTCCAGCGAACCGCTGGTTTCGAGCGTGAGGACACACCGGGGATCAGGCTCGACAAGCTGCGGGCGACGCTGTCCCCTGCATCGCCGCCCGACGAGGACGTGGCAACGTCATCTCGTCAGGCGTCAAGGTCATGGTGCTCGCCGTAATCGTTGGCATCGGCTCGACGCTATTTTCGCAGTTTACCGCCGGCTCGAGCAGTGCACAGATCGGCATTGAAGATGCCATGGCTCTGGTGCTCGCGGCATTGACGCTGCTGGCCCTGGGGATCTTTGGGCCCGGCATCGCCAATGGCATTGTGTCCGGCGGCCCGCAGCTTGGCGCCGGAGCCGCCGTCGGCACGGCGTTCGCTGCCGGCGGGGTCGTGGTGGCCGGAGCGGGTCTTGCTACAGGCGGCGCCGGTGCACTCGCGGGAGCCGCACGGGGAACTGCGGCGCTAGCAGGTAGTGCGAGCGGTGCGTTTCGGGCGGGTGGTTTGTCCGGCGTCGCGGATGCCCGCGTGTCCGCCGCGAGGAGTCCTGGAAGCGGATTGGCATCGACTGGCGGTGCTGCCGAGGCAACAGGAGCTTCCACGTCTTCGGACGCACAACCCGGTTGGACCAGACGCATGAAACGCATGCAGGCCATGAGCCACGGGACATCCACTGCCAGGATAGCGAGCAAACCTGTGCCAGCCGAAGGTTCGAGAACTACATCAGTAGGCGTGAGCTCAGCCGCTCGGCTTGCGACGAAAGCCAGCCCGATCGGCGTGGAGAATTGTTGGAGGGATTCACTTTCCAGGGATCGGCGTGTCTGAGTCGGAAGGAGACTGGTGATCCTCATCAGCATCGGCAGCATGGCGGCCGGCGACGTCGCTTTGGCGCGCATGGCGGCGCCATACCGCCTTAGGAACAGGACGGTTGCCGCCTCGCAGGCGTCGTAGGCTGTCTTCCAGTTCCAGGCGCCGGTCGCATCGGAGGCGCCGAAGGCAGCCCCCATGGCGCCGCGCAGGACAGCGGCATCGATCCGACGGCTGCGCTCGAGATCGGTCAAAAGCTGTCGCGCAGCCCTAACGACGGCAGAAGCGACAACAGCGGTGGCACGCATGGAGAGCGGCGTGCTGGCGGCGCCGCCGGCGAGAGATTCGGTCATGGCAGGATTTCTCGGGAGAGCGGGAACGGGTCGAACCGCCCGGCGCTCTCCTTCAGACCGCGGCGATTCAAACCCTTCCCGGCCCGCCTCTACCTCTCATCCGTCGCCAATAAAAAAGGGACCGGCGCTCTGCACCGGTCCCCAAAACTGCGGAACGGCCGGAGCCATCCCGCTCCGTGACGTCACTCAGCCGCGTCGAGCTGTTGCGGATCATCGTCGCTGGCGTTCTCCCGATCCTCGTCGTCGGCAAGAAATTCGGGCAATGGGCCCGCTTCACCTGCCTCTTCCGCTGGCGCCGCGGCGGCATCGACGAGACGTAGTGGCTCCGGCAACCAGCCCGAACCATCGAGAAGGCGCTCGGCCTCCTTGGCCATGTCGGCCTTCTTCAGGTGATCGATCAGTTGCGCGGAGGACTCGCCCTTGGCTTCCCGAACCGCCTCCAGGATGCGGGGCTTGGTGACCCGCCCGAGATAATTGTCGACCGTGGGTCTCCAGCCAGCCTGGACCATGTCGAGGCCGACAGCGCGGGCCAGCACGTCGCCCTGGTCGAGCCGCGTGCGGACGCCATGGGCGGACACGCGGCCCTGATTGTAGCGGTTGGCCGGCTCATAGAGGGCGTTGACCGCAAATGACGCACAGTGAGCGAATAGGGACGCCTGCGCACCGCCATCGAGCGAGGTAAGCACATCCCAGAGATCGTTCTCGCCCTTCGGCAATCGCGCTTTCCAGGATTCATGCCGCGCCTCGACGGCCTTCGCGGACGCGCTTTCCCTCAGCCCCGGAGCTTGAGCGGGAAAGGTCGGCGTGTGAAGTCCGATCTCAAGACAACTGCCAGACGACGCGAACCGGTAAAAGGCGGTCAGCACGAAGTTGTGCAACACCGCCTGGAACGCGATCGCAGGATTTTCAGCCAGCGCATCCCGCAATGCCAGCGTGCGATGCGCCGTCAACTCTGTGATGAGCCGATCCGGCAAAGGCTTGGCCGCGTCTTCGTCATCTTCTTCGGCTTCAACAGCGCTGCCTGCGACCGCGATCACCGTTCGCTGAACGGAGGCACCAGCCTGAACCCCTTCGATCGACGACGGATCGGCGCCTTGCCCGACATCAGGATCGGTTGCCGGCACGTTGTCCTCTGCCCGGACGTATCCCCGGTCCACCGAAAGGCGTCCCTCGGAATCGATGCTGACGAAGACACCAGCTCGAGCGATCTCCGTCGGATCGTAGAGCACCGGCCGGTCTTCGAACGCCGTCAATGCAACCTCGATTTCGCCGAGACGCTGATCGACCTCATCGGGCAATTCGTCGGCATCCTGGTAATCGGATTCAAGCTTGGCCTGCTCGGCGTTGAGGGCATCGATGGTGGCCTGTTCCTCAGGGGAGAGATCGACAGGTTTGCCCTCGATTTCTCGCAGGCCCCTGGTGTGATCGAAGGGGAAGTCTACGGCTACCGAGATCCATTTCCATCCCTCGCTAGCGATCGCCTCGGCTTCGGCCCTGAGCTTTTCCGTGACGAGACGATCAAGCAACGGCACATCCTGCAACCATCCGCCATCGTCGTGCGCGAACAGATCCCGCATCACGGCGCCGCCGGCCTGCTCGTAGGCATCCAGTCCGATGAACTGGGCGCGACGGTCGGAAGCGCGCACGGTGTTCTCCGTCAGCATCCTCCGGATCTGATATGGCTCGTCGTTGCCGGATCTGTTGACGTCCCAGACCTGCTCCTGACGTGCCTGGTCCGCCGTGACCGAGAAGGCCATCAACTGTTCGAGTGTCATACCATCGTCGGCATAGACGTCGTGCAACTTCGGCGACACTGACGCCAGACGAAGGCGCTGCTTGACGATCGCCGGCGAGACGAAGTGCCGCGCGGCGATATCCTCTTCGCTCATGCCACCGTCATGTAGCAGCTTGAACGCGCGGAACTGATCGAGCGGATGCAGTCCGACCCGCTCATCATTCTCGGCAAGCGAATCGTCCTCGGCGATACCTCCCTCGCGCACGACGCAGGGAACGGGCTGCGTCTTCGCCATGCGCTTTTGCTTCACGAGAAGTTCCAGCGCGCGATAGCGCCTGCCGCCCGCCGGGACCTCGAACATGCCGGTTTCGTTGCCTTCTCCATCGATGACGGCCCGAACATTCAGGCTCTGCAACAGGGTACGTTGGACGATGCTTTCGGCGAGTTGCTCGATCGAAACGCCGGCCTTGATGCGCCGGACGTTGGATTGGCTCAGCACCAGCTTATTGAAGGGAATATCGCGGGAGGGACTGAGTTTGATCTTCTGGACGGCGCTTGCCATGTCGGACTCTCCTTGACGGGCGGCCGTGAGACTCTCTCTCGGCC from Bradyrhizobium sp. AZCC 1693 encodes:
- a CDS encoding PRC-barrel domain-containing protein, coding for MPSVERRASKILDEYGAAQSELIGKAVVLTDGKAGTVENVWLDELHGLRISIEGHEGRWPVSTIKLAES
- a CDS encoding AAA family ATPase, whose translation is MEDEEELELLGRCWDRARTGTGQVVLLAGEAGIGKSRLVAALQEHIEGEPHTRLRYFCSPRHQDSALYPFIAQLQRTAGFEREDTPGIRLDKLRATLSPASPPDEDVATSSRQASRSWCSP
- a CDS encoding group I truncated hemoglobin, with protein sequence MATQDSPNLYERLGGVYSIATVVDDLIDRVMTDPRLNANPLVDDAHHKVPPAGFKYLVTEMLCWAAGGPQNYTGKDMESSHRDLRITPGEWDAFMDDVAQTLDKFAVPAAERAEVVAIVESTRRSIVAA
- a CDS encoding MOSC domain-containing protein translates to MAGEDVAQAFVGFVGLMGDRAFAFVRTPGPKGFPWHTGREQEDLVLFRPHFREAEAATLPLDIEKTFKMAPGVNPIFPAEDAFEIDVATPDGRTLPLRSAELKAVIERRAGYAVTLRFSERSLYDCRPVSLFGNATARGLEDELAMPIDRRRFRANLYANWAEDRPYREDELVGRTLQIGERLRLAVLERDPRCKMITIDPETGQTEPRVLLHVAKAHDGMAGVYAAVLVEGVVGQGDPIHLI
- a CDS encoding DUF1488 domain-containing protein, which produces MTLTHGRFISYEYDRMVVLFSMLDGNKEIPCAVSTSAMDELDGVVRARAGQREEQFMRLRERIEACAAGKYQATEFEGTPPGIVLRSIDFRKLR
- a CDS encoding ParB/RepB/Spo0J family partition protein: MASAVQKIKLSPSRDIPFNKLVLSQSNVRRIKAGVSIEQLAESIVQRTLLQSLNVRAVIDGEGNETGMFEVPAGGRRYRALELLVKQKRMAKTQPVPCVVREGGIAEDDSLAENDERVGLHPLDQFRAFKLLHDGGMSEEDIAARHFVSPAIVKQRLRLASVSPKLHDVYADDGMTLEQLMAFSVTADQARQEQVWDVNRSGNDEPYQIRRMLTENTVRASDRRAQFIGLDAYEQAGGAVMRDLFAHDDGGWLQDVPLLDRLVTEKLRAEAEAIASEGWKWISVAVDFPFDHTRGLREIEGKPVDLSPEEQATIDALNAEQAKLESDYQDADELPDEVDQRLGEIEVALTAFEDRPVLYDPTEIARAGVFVSIDSEGRLSVDRGYVRAEDNVPATDPDVGQGADPSSIEGVQAGASVQRTVIAVAGSAVEAEEDDEDAAKPLPDRLITELTAHRTLALRDALAENPAIAFQAVLHNFVLTAFYRFASSGSCLEIGLHTPTFPAQAPGLRESASAKAVEARHESWKARLPKGENDLWDVLTSLDGGAQASLFAHCASFAVNALYEPANRYNQGRVSAHGVRTRLDQGDVLARAVGLDMVQAGWRPTVDNYLGRVTKPRILEAVREAKGESSAQLIDHLKKADMAKEAERLLDGSGWLPEPLRLVDAAAAPAEEAGEAGPLPEFLADDEDRENASDDDPQQLDAAE